One segment of Triticum aestivum cultivar Chinese Spring chromosome 2A, IWGSC CS RefSeq v2.1, whole genome shotgun sequence DNA contains the following:
- the LOC123187369 gene encoding abscisic acid receptor PYL4 has protein sequence MPTPYSAAALQQHHRLVSSSGGLATAAAAGAHRCGEHDGTVPPEVARHHEHAAPGGRCCCSAVVQRVAAPAADVWAVVRRFDQPQAYKSFVRSCALLDGDGGVGTLREVRVVSGLPAASSRERLEILDDERHVLSFSVVGGEHRLRNYRSVTTVHPAPGESASATLVVESYVVDVPPGNTPEDTRVFVDTIVKCNLQSLARTAEKLAGRGPAYGALP, from the coding sequence ATGCCGACGCCGTACAGCGCGGCGGCGCTGCAGCAGCACCACCGTCTGGTCTCCTCCTCCGGCGgcctggcgacggcggcggccgcggGGGCCCACAGGTGCGGCGAGCACGACGGGACGGTGCCGCCGGAGGTGGCGCGGCACCACGAGCACGCGGCGCCGGGGGGCCGGTGCTGCTGCTCGGCGGTGGTGCAGCGCGTGGCGGCGCCCGCCGCCGACGTGTGGGCCGTGGTCCGTCGCTTCGACCAGCCGCAGGCGTACAAGAGCTTCGTGCGCAGCTGCGCGCTGCTGGACGGGGACGGCGGCGTGGGCACGCTGCGGGAGGTGCGCGTGGTGTCGGGCCTCCCCGCGGCGTCGAGCCGGGAGCGGCTGGAGATCCTGGACGACGAGCGGCACGTGCTGAGCTTCAGCGTGGTGGGCGGCGAGCACCGGCTCCGCAACTACCGGTCGGTGACGACGGTGCACCCGGCGCCCGGGGAGAGCGCGTCGGCGACGCTGGTGGTGGAGTCGTACGTGGTGGACGTGCCCCCCGGGAACACGCCCGAGGACACCCGCGTCTTCGTGGACACCATCGTCAAGTGCAACCTCCAGTCCCTCGCCCGCACCGCCGAGAAGCTCGCCGGCCGAGGGCCCGCGTACGGCGCGCTGCCGTGA